One genomic region from Sphingobacteriales bacterium encodes:
- a CDS encoding GHKL domain-containing protein yields the protein MDFWRKHKVAVAAVAGIVLLTVSVLIDTIQMVAPNVYKAKRIVERKLHAQEKAAEKMVQSPQLLTSADSYDKIIAVNNQYNKDGKILLYVYKEDALVFWSANSFVPENIDKLSERDIHFLKEANGFYEVIHKSSEDGLVNVYALLPVYFQYSTNNKFLANGFVWNHPFLKRFVVSNKETSKTNSVFSHSGTYLFSIRVADNADTIYNPYIVLVEIFGLLLLFWSMYQIIKQMLNRKRYWTAFIVVLLISLFTELMCNQLKLFSLTKTSLLFSSNLYASAYWSNTLGALLIRIFLLTWSLSFLRFIPSDKIRMNFIYFILAFPVAIYFVMIYIMQSVIQNSVISFNFYLINTLDRYTFISLVVFGLLMSGLLYWMKWIFDAKPDKRFVVYLLVYALIGWAVGYIIGEFTDLFYPFFLLLWLFTFFLFFYYEHSFIQNNRKYRFIANLVLLSLIAFLTSVVVIYNTGKKDIEKRKYRMEELVAERDVGEEFGLIETEQQIVKDNFIKSYFKSPYLSNFDVDKRISSKYFKQFVKRYHIQTYMFDKDGVPLVGIAQKEFYKLNNARFYKKAKSISANFYYLSIKENGEKYLGYFPIKEDGVLLGYLFVELIPKIFSSYSAYPELLLKQKNYYDEEFDNFSYAIYDSKYLVKQKGEYEYQIKFNFPVKSNKEFTYFKNNDYNHMIYYGRDKQIVLSESNQPALSTLSVFSYILIFFLFFFILMDYIGFSERFWGNDSLRNFLKGNTLQKQIQNSMITLVLFSLLVIGVVTMVYFQYQYNLYHNNRLLKKVNTVMKNVSQYYLEEYPLYGSNTFDKVIQQKTKTLSTIHALDINVYSPKGELLQSSQPEIFKRNLISEKMDAGAYYNLIIKGKSKFVQDETVGNLTYLSAYQPFRSNGKVLGYFNFPYYGKQKSFQEDLSYFLVALVNVYVIFLIAAAFFAVVLSRSITNSLTLISESIKGLQFGKTNTPITWKNDDEIGLLVKQYNLMLAELEKSADLLAKSEREGAWREMAKQVAHEIKNPLTPMKLSIQHLQRALRDDSPDIKDMTEKIAHRLIEQIDNLSNIATAFSDFAKMPQGSFEKVDSVPLLISTIELFREMEHVEISVSPLPEHAYVYGDREQLMRVFTNVIKNATQAIPETREGRIDIEMNVTEDGYVVLVKDNGIGISEDKRTHIFEPNFTTKSSGTGLGLAISKNIVERMNGKIWFDSVVSEHTVFYIQLPKWKDA from the coding sequence GACTTCCGCGGATTCATACGATAAAATCATTGCGGTCAATAATCAGTATAACAAGGATGGGAAAATACTGCTGTATGTCTATAAGGAAGATGCACTTGTTTTCTGGTCTGCAAATTCATTCGTTCCTGAAAACATAGATAAACTTTCTGAACGCGACATTCATTTTCTTAAGGAAGCGAACGGATTTTACGAGGTGATTCATAAATCTTCTGAGGACGGATTGGTAAATGTTTATGCGCTATTACCGGTTTATTTCCAGTATTCCACCAACAATAAATTCCTTGCGAACGGATTCGTCTGGAATCATCCGTTCCTGAAGCGATTTGTGGTATCCAACAAAGAAACCAGTAAGACAAATTCCGTCTTCAGCCATAGCGGCACTTACTTATTCTCGATACGCGTGGCGGATAACGCTGACACCATCTACAATCCCTATATCGTTTTGGTGGAAATATTTGGTTTGCTCCTGTTGTTCTGGTCCATGTATCAGATCATTAAACAGATGCTGAACCGCAAGCGATACTGGACAGCATTTATAGTTGTCTTACTCATATCCTTATTTACAGAGCTGATGTGCAATCAATTGAAATTATTTTCACTGACTAAAACCTCTCTCTTGTTTTCTTCCAATCTGTATGCCTCAGCTTACTGGAGCAATACGCTGGGCGCCTTGTTGATCCGGATTTTTTTGCTGACCTGGTCGCTTTCTTTCCTAAGGTTCATTCCATCTGATAAAATAAGAATGAATTTTATCTATTTTATCCTGGCATTTCCGGTGGCTATTTATTTTGTGATGATATATATCATGCAGAGTGTGATCCAGAACTCCGTTATCAGTTTCAATTTTTACCTGATTAACACTTTAGACCGGTACACCTTTATCAGCCTGGTTGTCTTTGGGTTGCTGATGTCAGGTTTGTTGTACTGGATGAAATGGATTTTCGATGCAAAACCGGACAAACGGTTTGTTGTTTATCTTCTGGTTTATGCATTGATCGGTTGGGCAGTTGGTTATATTATCGGAGAGTTCACGGATCTCTTTTATCCTTTCTTTCTGCTCCTGTGGCTCTTTACTTTCTTTCTGTTCTTTTATTACGAACATTCGTTTATACAGAACAACAGGAAATACAGATTTATAGCTAATCTGGTTTTGTTGTCATTGATTGCTTTCCTCACTTCTGTGGTAGTTATCTACAATACCGGTAAAAAGGATATAGAAAAGCGTAAATACAGAATGGAGGAACTGGTAGCGGAGCGCGACGTAGGTGAAGAGTTTGGATTGATTGAGACGGAACAGCAGATAGTAAAGGATAATTTTATTAAATCCTATTTTAAGAGTCCCTATCTGTCAAATTTCGATGTTGATAAACGCATTTCTTCCAAATATTTTAAGCAGTTTGTAAAGCGGTATCATATTCAGACTTATATGTTTGACAAAGATGGGGTTCCACTGGTGGGGATTGCCCAAAAGGAATTTTATAAATTAAATAATGCCCGCTTTTACAAAAAAGCCAAATCAATCTCAGCTAATTTCTATTATCTGTCGATAAAGGAAAACGGAGAAAAATACCTGGGCTATTTCCCAATTAAAGAGGATGGCGTGTTGTTGGGTTACCTGTTTGTAGAACTCATTCCTAAAATATTCAGTTCATATAGTGCTTATCCCGAATTGTTGCTGAAACAGAAAAATTACTACGACGAAGAGTTTGACAATTTTTCATATGCCATCTATGACAGCAAATACCTGGTTAAGCAGAAAGGGGAATATGAATATCAGATAAAGTTTAATTTTCCCGTAAAGTCCAACAAGGAGTTTACTTACTTCAAGAACAACGACTATAATCACATGATTTACTACGGCAGGGATAAACAAATTGTGCTGTCCGAAAGCAATCAGCCTGCGTTGAGTACCTTGTCTGTTTTTTCCTATATCCTGATATTCTTTCTGTTCTTCTTCATCCTGATGGATTACATCGGGTTTTCTGAAAGATTTTGGGGTAACGACTCCCTGCGGAATTTCTTAAAAGGGAATACATTGCAAAAACAAATACAGAATTCCATGATTACACTGGTGCTCTTTTCATTACTGGTGATTGGCGTTGTAACCATGGTTTATTTTCAGTACCAGTACAACCTTTATCACAATAACCGTCTGCTCAAGAAAGTGAATACGGTGATGAAGAATGTATCACAATATTACCTCGAAGAATATCCTTTGTATGGCAGCAATACATTCGATAAGGTGATACAGCAAAAGACCAAAACGCTCTCGACCATACACGCTCTGGATATTAATGTCTACAGTCCTAAAGGGGAATTGCTGCAGTCCTCTCAGCCGGAGATATTTAAAAGAAATCTGATATCGGAAAAGATGGATGCCGGTGCTTATTATAATTTAATCATCAAAGGAAAGTCTAAGTTTGTACAGGATGAAACGGTCGGCAATCTTACCTATTTAAGCGCCTATCAGCCGTTCAGGAGCAATGGGAAGGTGTTGGGTTATTTTAATTTCCCCTATTACGGAAAACAAAAAAGCTTTCAGGAAGATTTGTCCTATTTTTTAGTGGCGCTGGTCAATGTATATGTGATTTTCCTGATAGCAGCCGCTTTCTTCGCCGTCGTCTTGTCGCGTTCGATTACCAATTCGCTGACGCTTATTTCCGAAAGTATTAAAGGCTTGCAGTTTGGTAAAACCAATACGCCGATTACCTGGAAAAATGATGATGAGATCGGATTGCTGGTGAAACAATATAACCTCATGCTGGCGGAGTTGGAAAAGAGCGCGGATTTGTTGGCAAAGTCAGAACGGGAAGGAGCCTGGCGGGAAATGGCCAAACAGGTGGCACACGAAATTAAGAATCCGCTTACCCCGATGAAACTGAGTATTCAGCATTTACAACGTGCACTCAGAGATGACTCGCCGGATATCAAGGATATGACCGAAAAAATAGCACATCGCCTGATTGAGCAGATAGATAATTTATCCAATATTGCTACAGCCTTTTCAGATTTTGCCAAAATGCCGCAGGGCAGTTTTGAAAAGGTGGACAGCGTACCCTTGCTGATTTCAACGATAGAATTATTCAGGGAAATGGAGCATGTGGAGATTTCCGTCAGCCCGTTGCCGGAACATGCGTACGTATACGGCGACAGGGAACAGCTGATGCGCGTGTTTACCAATGTGATTAAAAATGCCACACAGGCAATACCCGAAACAAGAGAAGGCCGAATTGATATAGAAATGAATGTAACTGAAGACGGTTATGTTGTCTTGGTAAAAGACAATGGTATTGGGATTTCGGAAGATAAGAGAACGCACATTTTTGAGCCCAATTTCACCACAAAATCCAGTGGTACCGGATTGGGATTGGCCATTAGCAAGAATATTGTGGAACGGATGAATGGAAAAATATGGTTTGATTCCGTCGTAAGTGAGCATACTGTTTTTTATATTCAGCTACCAAAATGGAAAGATGCCTGA